The following is a genomic window from Malus sylvestris chromosome 12, drMalSylv7.2, whole genome shotgun sequence.
CATTCAAAAGATATCCATGACGggaaatccaaatccaaacttAATAAAATCCGCTCAACATCAGATTAAGGAAGGAACAAGTGATCGAGGAGGTAGAAACTTCACTTAAGGGGAATGAACCTGGAAGAGTGAGTAGCACCAATACCGGGCCTTCCGTGCTTGACAGGCTTGTAGCTTATGGAGAACTCAGCCAGATAATGACTGATCATCTCAGGCTTAATCTCAACCTGATTAAAGGTCTTGCCATTGTACACACCAATGATGCTACCAATCATTTCAGGTACAATGATCATGTTCCTGAGGTGAGTTCTAACTGGCTCCGGCTTCTCACCAGGTGGGGCCTCCCTTTTCTATTCCAAAAAACAACGAAAACCAACAATAAATACAAACACACTCACAATTATAAGCACATTTTATCCGAACACTTTATACAAACAAAGATAAACTCGGTCTTAACAAAGTTACTAGAATCACCCGAACATAACGGAAGTCCAAACACAGAATACTAAGGCGAAACCATTTGTTGTAGCATGAAATACTAAGGCGCAAAAATAAACAACTTTAATGGAAAACCCTCTGGTAGAATACAAAGACAAGAATCTCACACTGGTAAGACATATTCAACTCTAAAATTCGAGAAACTGCACTGCATCAGAAGATCGGTCTTAAATGAATAAACATGGCAAGGTAATAGAGTTGGAACAAATGTTCGTAGCAGAAAAGGTAAATCGTTGCATTGTGCAATATGTACAAGAACATGATTCACATAAATTAAGGATTCTAATGAAGGTACCGATGCCgatgaaaaaacaaacaaaaacaagttCATCTACTCCGTGCTCATATTAAACTAATTCATATAATCCAAGATAAAATGAATTTCAATTCCGTTCATTTCTAGTTTAGTTCTATACGAACTTTTCAATCATCACAATAAAGTATTCGAAATTCATAAGCTGAGAATTAAGACAACTAATTGATCACAAATTTAAACCCGTAATTCGAAACACCAAACGGTTACTGAATAATCCAAACAATGTCTGCCAAATTAAGCGAAAAATAACTGAA
Proteins encoded in this region:
- the LOC126593958 gene encoding 40S ribosomal protein S15-4 → MADVEADVAAAGVPKKRTFKKFSFRGVDLDALLDMSTDELVKLFPARARRRFQRGLKRKPMALIKKLRKAKREAPPGEKPEPVRTHLRNMIIVPEMIGSIIGVYNGKTFNQVEIKPEMISHYLAEFSISYKPVKHGRPGIGATHSSRFIPLK